One region of Faecalibacter bovis genomic DNA includes:
- a CDS encoding DUF4833 domain-containing protein: MYKFLLLLFFSFQFLNAQEGYPKPTITENLLFYIQHSSNHNTFIYEWNGSKSAPINAFRINYEDNGQKEELTSVQRKFAYGVNYTNASKSQFYLAATKKIILNLKSVGDKHWVEVTIGKQKIKIDHIFIQLQSKSNGINVKADYILIYGKNQNNKSIVEKIVL, from the coding sequence ATGTATAAATTTTTATTGCTTTTATTTTTTTCGTTTCAATTTTTAAATGCTCAAGAAGGTTATCCAAAACCGACAATAACAGAGAATTTATTATTTTATATCCAACACAGTTCCAATCACAATACGTTTATTTATGAATGGAATGGAAGTAAATCGGCTCCAATAAATGCATTTCGAATTAATTATGAAGATAACGGACAAAAGGAAGAATTAACATCAGTGCAAAGAAAATTTGCTTACGGCGTAAATTATACGAATGCATCAAAATCGCAATTTTATTTAGCAGCAACTAAGAAAATTATTCTAAATCTTAAATCTGTTGGAGATAAGCATTGGGTAGAAGTCACAATCGGGAAACAAAAAATAAAAATTGATCATATTTTTATACAACTTCAATCTAAGTCAAATGGAATCAACGTAAAAGCTGATTATATTTTGATTTACGGCAAAAATCAAAACAATAAATCTATCGTAGAGAAAATTGTACTTTAA
- a CDS encoding nitroreductase family protein — translation MNPSELLDLIQSRRSVFPPQYNQEEITKEELNQIFEAANWAPSHKKTEPWRFVVLEGPAKDRFREYVKRIYVQGTPPEDLSDRKINALIEKCDKSNKIVLINFVNDYKNPEWEELAATAMAVQNMWLMAAALKIGAYWSSPLNVIANVDEFTTMEEGEKCVGVFYMGKYDVELPAAVRKPVEEKVRFLEY, via the coding sequence ATGAATCCATCAGAATTATTAGATCTTATCCAATCAAGAAGATCAGTATTTCCTCCTCAATATAATCAAGAAGAAATTACGAAAGAAGAATTAAATCAAATCTTTGAAGCTGCAAATTGGGCACCATCTCATAAAAAAACAGAACCTTGGCGTTTTGTTGTTTTAGAAGGACCAGCAAAAGATCGTTTTCGTGAATATGTAAAACGTATTTATGTGCAAGGAACGCCGCCAGAAGATTTAAGCGATCGTAAAATCAATGCCTTAATTGAGAAATGTGATAAATCAAACAAAATCGTTTTAATCAATTTTGTAAATGATTATAAAAATCCTGAGTGGGAAGAATTGGCAGCTACTGCTATGGCTGTACAAAATATGTGGTTAATGGCTGCTGCTTTAAAAATTGGAGCATATTGGTCATCTCCATTAAATGTAATTGCAAACGTTGACGAATTTACGACGATGGAAGAAGGTGAAAAATGTGTTGGTGTTTTCTATATGGGAAAATATGATGTTGAATTACCTGCTGCTGTTCGTAAACCTGTCGAAGAAAAAGTACGATTCTTAGAATACTAA
- a CDS encoding GNAT family N-acetyltransferase, which produces MIEVREVKSSKDWKIFVDLPFQIYKNNPFWVPPIKKNELQSFHPTNDIFKTVEAKFLLAFKDNKPVGRIVAIVNWTEVRDLKKSKVRFGWLDYDNDIEILKALLKEVENLGRKHNLEYMEGPMGFSNMDKAGMLTEGFDYKATMIGIYNYEYYYNHVQELGFVPEAEWVEYKFSFSDIDIDKSKRLADLVAKRYNVSNYNFKSTAELLPHVDEMFALLNKTYSDLQSFVPIEKFQIEHYKQKYIKFIHPDFISCVKDAEGKMIAFAITMPSFSEGFQKAKGSLLPFGWWHLMRVMKNSTHAEFYLIGIDPEYQSKGINALIFQQLHEKYQKHGIKTIETNPILKENTKAQQLWKAFNPVTHKQRKTFRKNL; this is translated from the coding sequence ATGATTGAAGTAAGAGAAGTAAAATCTTCAAAAGATTGGAAAATATTTGTCGATTTACCTTTTCAAATATATAAGAATAATCCTTTTTGGGTTCCACCAATTAAGAAAAACGAATTACAAAGTTTTCATCCTACAAATGATATTTTTAAAACGGTAGAAGCAAAATTTCTTTTAGCATTTAAAGACAATAAACCTGTTGGTCGCATTGTGGCTATCGTAAACTGGACAGAAGTTCGAGATTTAAAAAAATCTAAGGTAAGATTCGGTTGGTTGGATTATGACAATGATATTGAGATTTTAAAAGCTCTTCTTAAAGAAGTAGAAAATTTAGGTCGAAAACATAATTTAGAATATATGGAAGGTCCAATGGGATTTTCTAATATGGATAAAGCCGGAATGTTAACCGAAGGTTTCGATTATAAAGCAACGATGATTGGGATTTATAATTATGAATATTATTATAATCATGTCCAAGAATTAGGTTTTGTTCCAGAAGCAGAATGGGTTGAGTATAAATTTAGCTTTTCTGATATAGATATTGACAAATCGAAACGTTTGGCAGATCTTGTAGCAAAGCGTTATAATGTATCAAATTATAATTTTAAATCAACTGCAGAATTGTTGCCTCATGTTGATGAAATGTTTGCTTTGTTAAACAAAACATATTCAGATTTACAAAGTTTTGTCCCGATTGAAAAGTTTCAGATTGAACATTATAAACAAAAATATATAAAATTTATCCACCCTGATTTTATATCATGTGTAAAAGATGCTGAAGGTAAAATGATTGCTTTTGCGATTACGATGCCATCTTTTTCAGAAGGTTTTCAGAAGGCTAAAGGAAGTTTATTACCATTTGGATGGTGGCATTTAATGCGTGTGATGAAAAATAGTACACATGCTGAATTTTATTTAATTGGTATTGATCCAGAATATCAAAGTAAAGGAATTAATGCGTTAATTTTTCAGCAATTACACGAAAAATACCAAAAGCATGGAATTAAAACTATCGAAACTAATCCAATTTTAAAAGAGAATACCAAAGCTCAACAACTTTGGAAAGCTTTTAATCCAGTGACGCATAAACAACGCAAAACATTTAGAAAAAATCTATAA
- a CDS encoding TMEM175 family protein, giving the protein MKTGRLEAFSDGVMAVILTIMVLELKIPLGEDLLSLKPQLPTLTNYILSFIYVGIYWNNHHHLFNVIEKINGKILWCNLHLLFWLSLLPVTTAWVNEHIHANYPVAIYGFILLMCCISFMILEYVAMKHEGKESLVGESFKNKRKEYISYFGYLIGIGISFIIPEIELLFIC; this is encoded by the coding sequence ATGAAAACAGGCAGATTAGAAGCATTTAGCGATGGTGTAATGGCTGTGATTTTAACCATTATGGTTTTAGAATTAAAAATTCCCTTAGGTGAAGATTTATTAAGTTTAAAACCTCAGTTACCAACTTTAACGAATTATATATTAAGCTTTATTTATGTTGGAATTTATTGGAATAACCACCATCACTTATTCAATGTAATTGAAAAGATTAATGGGAAAATTTTATGGTGTAATCTGCATTTACTGTTTTGGTTATCTCTTTTACCTGTTACTACAGCTTGGGTTAACGAACATATTCATGCAAATTATCCTGTTGCTATCTATGGATTTATATTATTAATGTGTTGTATTTCGTTTATGATTTTGGAATACGTAGCAATGAAACACGAAGGGAAAGAATCTTTGGTTGGTGAATCCTTTAAAAATAAGCGTAAAGAATATATTTCTTATTTTGGATATTTAATAGGGATAGGAATTTCTTTTATAATACCAGAGATTGAACTTTTGTTTATTTGTTAA
- a CDS encoding SOS response-associated peptidase, whose protein sequence is MCFHQKIDKKPEQIEKKFNAQFKFFQDYKPQKTINGFDFPSTPVIKNTDKFTIEMLQWGLIPNWATADWNRAFTLNARVETLSEKPAFRNITQNRCLVITNGFYEWQHNGKIKTKYEIGFEDELFAFAGIYDEFEGKESYSIVTTEAEGIMREIHNTKLRMPIALKTEEDMESWLTGESAKIRSDFSAINLDPIQLNLF, encoded by the coding sequence ATGTGTTTTCATCAAAAAATAGATAAAAAACCTGAGCAAATTGAAAAGAAATTTAATGCTCAATTTAAATTCTTTCAGGATTATAAACCACAAAAAACTATTAATGGATTTGATTTCCCTTCAACTCCTGTAATTAAAAACACCGATAAGTTTACGATAGAAATGCTTCAATGGGGTTTAATTCCAAATTGGGCAACAGCAGATTGGAATAGAGCTTTTACGCTAAATGCACGCGTTGAAACTTTATCTGAGAAGCCTGCTTTCAGGAACATTACCCAAAATAGATGCTTAGTCATCACAAATGGATTTTATGAATGGCAGCATAATGGAAAAATAAAAACGAAATATGAAATTGGATTTGAAGATGAATTATTTGCTTTTGCTGGTATTTATGACGAGTTTGAAGGTAAAGAATCATATAGCATCGTAACGACGGAAGCTGAAGGAATTATGAGAGAAATTCATAACACAAAACTTAGGATGCCTATTGCTCTGAAAACGGAAGAAGATATGGAAAGTTGGTTAACTGGAGAAAGTGCGAAAATCAGATCAGATTTTTCAGCCATCAATTTAGATCCAATTCAGTTAAATTTATTTTAA
- a CDS encoding aminotransferase class IV, producing the protein MFQFIESICCLNRELRNIDLHQERFEKTRSVVFPDAPFMSLIEAIEIPHDLDNGKYKVRVIYGKEIESIEFIPYEIKEIETIQLHEIGNEITYEYKYADRWFFDEYIKETGCDDLVLVRANYITDAIYSNLIFFNGIEWHTPTTSLLQGTMRESLLREGKIVEKNIKTRDLKNYYSFKRINAMMNFDEAQVFDIQILLDTL; encoded by the coding sequence ATGTTCCAATTTATTGAAAGTATTTGTTGTCTTAATCGTGAATTAAGAAACATCGATTTACACCAAGAACGATTTGAGAAAACGCGTTCAGTGGTTTTTCCAGATGCGCCATTTATGAGTCTTATTGAAGCAATCGAGATTCCTCATGATTTGGATAATGGTAAATATAAAGTTCGAGTGATTTATGGAAAAGAAATTGAATCTATCGAATTTATTCCATACGAAATCAAAGAAATTGAAACAATTCAATTACATGAAATTGGGAACGAAATTACTTATGAATACAAATACGCCGATCGATGGTTTTTTGATGAATATATCAAAGAAACAGGTTGTGATGATTTAGTTTTGGTTCGTGCAAACTACATTACAGACGCAATTTATTCTAATTTAATATTTTTTAATGGAATCGAATGGCACACTCCAACTACAAGTTTATTGCAAGGAACAATGCGTGAAAGTTTGTTGCGCGAAGGTAAAATTGTTGAAAAAAACATTAAAACAAGAGATTTGAAAAACTACTATTCGTTTAAAAGAATCAATGCGATGATGAATTTTGATGAAGCACAAGTTTTCGATATCCAAATTTTATTAGATACTTTATAA
- a CDS encoding DUF3127 domain-containing protein, with amino-acid sequence MEITGKIKKVFETQNITASFKKREFVVTTQEQYPQDILIEFTQDKTDLLNTYNPGDEVKVSINIRGREWINPEGVAKYFNTIQGWRIENLAQSMGAPAQGGYDNFAPAPPVDTFGSSDDDDLPF; translated from the coding sequence ATGGAAATTACAGGGAAAATCAAAAAAGTGTTTGAAACTCAAAATATTACCGCAAGTTTCAAGAAGAGAGAATTTGTTGTAACAACGCAAGAACAATACCCACAAGATATTTTAATTGAGTTTACACAAGATAAAACAGACTTATTAAACACTTATAATCCTGGTGATGAAGTGAAAGTTTCTATCAATATTCGTGGACGTGAGTGGATCAATCCAGAAGGTGTAGCTAAATACTTCAACACAATTCAAGGATGGAGAATCGAAAATTTAGCACAATCAATGGGTGCACCAGCACAAGGTGGTTATGATAATTTCGCTCCAGCTCCTCCAGTTGATACTTTTGGTTCTTCTGATGATGACGATTTACCATTCTAA
- a CDS encoding VTT domain-containing protein — MEFLDYILHIDTYLEYFLINYQNWFYVILFCLIFIETGVVVMPFLPGDSLLFATGMLAASFPDHVNIYLVLILLFIAAVLGDTTNYSIGKILGLKLIRQEIFGKRIIKDQDISKTESFFNKYGAKTIVIARFVPIVRTLAPFVAGISKMHYATFIRFNIFGGLLWVIGLTLAGYFLGNIPIVKDNFEIMVFVIIIFSLLPIGFEWISAKLKHR; from the coding sequence ATGGAATTTTTAGATTATATCCTTCATATCGATACTTATTTAGAGTATTTTTTAATCAATTATCAAAATTGGTTTTATGTAATTTTATTTTGCTTAATTTTTATAGAAACCGGTGTTGTTGTCATGCCATTTTTACCCGGAGATTCTTTATTATTCGCAACGGGTATGTTAGCTGCGTCATTTCCTGATCATGTTAATATTTATTTGGTTTTAATTTTATTATTTATCGCAGCAGTTTTGGGTGATACTACCAATTATTCAATAGGTAAAATTTTAGGTTTAAAATTAATTCGGCAAGAAATTTTTGGTAAGAGAATTATTAAAGATCAAGACATCTCTAAGACTGAAAGTTTCTTTAATAAATATGGTGCTAAAACGATTGTAATAGCCCGATTTGTTCCTATTGTACGCACTTTAGCTCCTTTTGTTGCTGGAATTTCAAAGATGCATTATGCCACTTTTATAAGGTTTAATATATTCGGAGGGTTGTTATGGGTTATCGGTTTAACTTTAGCAGGATATTTTTTAGGAAATATTCCAATAGTGAAAGATAACTTCGAAATTATGGTTTTTGTGATCATCATTTTTTCTTTATTACCAATCGGATTTGAGTGGATAAGCGCTAAATTAAAACATCGATAA
- a CDS encoding aminodeoxychorismate synthase component I: MLTTHSIFEQMNELGAEKVPFFFMIDFLKEHGEVIPLVNLPEDIQFSMHAEKQEFANKNFSFDKYPISLEEYQKQFKLVHNHLKFGNSYLTNLTCATPITTNLSLEEIYKFTKAKYKLNYKNQFVCFSPEIFVKITEGKISSYPMKGTIDASIPNAKQIILNDEKEAAEHATIVDLIRNDLSLISNNVTVKNYRFIDELITNDKTLLQVSSEIEGDLNDDYLSQIGTIFDQLLPAGSICGAPKKKTVEIILEAENYNRNFYTGVFGVFDGSNVDSAVMIRFIESENNQLIFKSGGGITAKSECESEYNEMIQKVYVPIY, translated from the coding sequence ATGTTAACAACGCATTCGATTTTTGAACAAATGAATGAATTGGGAGCCGAAAAAGTTCCCTTTTTTTTTATGATTGATTTTTTGAAAGAACATGGTGAGGTAATTCCTTTAGTGAATTTACCTGAGGATATTCAATTTTCAATGCATGCTGAAAAGCAGGAATTTGCAAACAAAAATTTTTCATTTGATAAATATCCAATATCATTAGAAGAATATCAAAAACAGTTCAAATTAGTACATAACCATTTAAAATTTGGGAATTCTTATTTAACTAATTTAACGTGTGCTACACCAATTACTACAAATTTATCGTTAGAGGAAATCTATAAGTTTACAAAAGCAAAATATAAATTGAATTATAAAAATCAATTTGTTTGTTTTTCTCCAGAGATTTTTGTCAAAATTACAGAGGGAAAAATTTCGTCTTATCCAATGAAAGGCACGATAGACGCTTCGATTCCTAATGCGAAACAAATCATCTTAAACGATGAAAAAGAAGCGGCAGAACATGCAACAATTGTCGATTTAATTCGAAATGATTTAAGTTTAATTTCAAATAATGTTACCGTAAAAAATTATCGCTTTATTGACGAATTAATTACGAATGATAAAACGTTGTTACAAGTAAGTTCTGAAATTGAGGGCGATTTAAATGATGATTATTTATCACAAATCGGAACAATTTTCGATCAATTACTTCCAGCTGGATCAATTTGTGGTGCACCAAAAAAGAAAACGGTTGAAATAATACTTGAGGCAGAAAACTATAACCGTAATTTTTATACCGGTGTTTTCGGAGTTTTTGATGGATCAAATGTAGATTCTGCTGTAATGATTCGATTTATCGAATCAGAAAATAATCAATTAATTTTTAAAAGCGGTGGCGGAATTACCGCAAAAAGTGAATGCGAAAGCGAGTATAATGAAATGATTCAGAAAGTATATGTTCCAATTTATTGA
- a CDS encoding DinB family protein: MEEHIIYLNKIRREIIDELSQHTLEQLLYIPVGYKNNIFWNAAHVLATQQLIHYYLSENKMLVDMDFIRTYKKGTFGNSAATEQDVNELMELLESTPMQLFKDYQGEKLARYRTYQTSMGVELTCVEDAIMYNNIHEAIHLGYILSLKKNIPF, encoded by the coding sequence ATGGAAGAGCATATTATTTATCTTAATAAAATAAGAAGAGAGATAATAGACGAACTCTCTCAGCATACTTTAGAGCAGTTATTGTATATCCCAGTTGGTTATAAAAATAATATTTTCTGGAACGCTGCACATGTTTTAGCTACCCAACAACTAATTCATTATTACCTTTCAGAAAATAAAATGTTAGTCGACATGGATTTTATACGTACTTACAAAAAAGGAACATTTGGGAATAGTGCGGCTACAGAACAAGATGTGAATGAATTGATGGAACTTTTAGAAAGTACACCAATGCAATTGTTCAAAGATTATCAAGGTGAAAAATTAGCGAGATACCGAACGTATCAAACTTCGATGGGAGTTGAATTAACTTGTGTTGAAGATGCAATAATGTATAACAACATACATGAAGCGATACATTTGGGATATATATTAAGTTTAAAAAAGAATATTCCATTTTAA
- the aat gene encoding leucyl/phenylalanyl-tRNA--protein transferase → MYFLGQDLTFPDYSEASGEGIIAIGGDLSPERIILAYKKGIFPWFNEDDPILWWFPPERFVLFPENLYVSKSMKKVFRTKQFTFTENKAFREVIMNCSQAPRKDQDGTWITNDMIEAYCKLHEMGIAKSIEVWENEQLVGGFYGLDMGHIFCGESMFAKVSNASKAGFIQFVAKYHKKYELIDCQVYTEHLASLGAIEIPAEIFLNYLEPEE, encoded by the coding sequence ATGTATTTTTTAGGTCAAGATTTAACATTTCCAGACTATTCTGAAGCTTCAGGTGAAGGAATTATAGCCATTGGTGGCGATCTGTCTCCAGAACGCATTATTTTGGCGTATAAGAAAGGAATTTTCCCATGGTTTAATGAGGACGATCCTATTTTGTGGTGGTTTCCGCCAGAGCGCTTCGTTTTATTTCCAGAAAATTTATATGTTTCTAAATCCATGAAAAAAGTTTTTAGAACCAAGCAATTTACTTTTACAGAAAATAAAGCTTTTCGTGAAGTAATTATGAATTGTTCACAAGCGCCAAGAAAAGATCAGGATGGAACGTGGATTACGAATGATATGATTGAAGCTTATTGCAAATTACATGAAATGGGAATTGCAAAAAGTATAGAAGTTTGGGAAAATGAACAATTAGTTGGTGGTTTTTATGGGTTAGATATGGGACATATTTTTTGTGGCGAAAGTATGTTTGCAAAAGTGAGTAATGCTTCAAAAGCAGGTTTTATACAGTTTGTTGCGAAGTATCATAAAAAATATGAGTTAATAGATTGCCAAGTTTATACTGAACATTTAGCTTCTTTGGGAGCAATAGAAATTCCGGCAGAAATATTTCTGAATTATTTAGAACCAGAAGAATAG
- a CDS encoding DUF2189 domain-containing protein: protein MIRTIDQFKLEKAKSEKVDIKIGDYLNQSFSIYGKHWQEFSLFAFVSGLIYVLSIITIVGPYLVMYPLQMGYGNVVDKIQKGENFEFNDFFVGFKKWTNFITFFLIMIAIGLSIMIPYFIILGGFGMLMEENNIAAPIFGLSMFIIFPLFMIITFVLAVVFYLTPYLIYHGNMGAIDSIKTSIAIAKKNFWYLLLFVLLVSIFSQIGVYACFIGILASMPIGCIMGYLMIKDMLLNDGNNEIDSIGQSQEL from the coding sequence ATGATAAGAACAATTGATCAATTTAAACTAGAAAAAGCTAAATCCGAAAAGGTAGATATTAAAATAGGAGATTATTTAAACCAATCATTTTCTATCTATGGGAAACATTGGCAAGAATTTTCATTGTTCGCTTTTGTATCTGGACTTATATATGTGCTATCTATAATTACAATTGTTGGTCCGTATTTAGTAATGTATCCATTGCAAATGGGTTACGGAAATGTTGTGGATAAAATTCAAAAAGGAGAAAATTTCGAATTCAATGACTTTTTTGTAGGGTTTAAAAAATGGACAAATTTTATTACATTTTTTTTAATAATGATTGCCATCGGATTATCTATTATGATTCCTTATTTTATAATACTTGGAGGATTCGGCATGTTAATGGAAGAAAATAATATTGCTGCACCAATTTTTGGATTATCCATGTTTATAATTTTTCCACTATTTATGATTATAACATTTGTATTAGCAGTTGTATTTTATCTAACACCTTATTTAATTTATCACGGAAATATGGGAGCAATAGATAGTATAAAAACATCAATCGCTATTGCAAAAAAGAATTTTTGGTACTTATTACTGTTCGTCTTATTGGTTTCAATTTTTTCTCAAATTGGAGTTTATGCTTGTTTTATCGGAATTTTAGCCTCAATGCCAATTGGGTGTATTATGGGTTATTTGATGATAAAAGATATGTTATTAAACGATGGAAATAATGAAATAGATTCTATTGGGCAATCACAAGAATTATAA
- a CDS encoding DUF3108 domain-containing protein: MKKYFSLLLAILFSFSFANAQNFKTGEFLKFRIHYTGLNAGFATLEVKDANYNGSNHFHIVGKGSSSGAVRAFYKVEDNYESYINKSNMKPSKFIRDIYEGGYTRDQIYYFDHARKQVKVDDRKHKKVTYETIPTDAQDLLSAFYNMRNVDHAKLKTGDYINENIFLGDETYKFRLKVLGREVKKTKFGKVNTIKIRPYVQSGRVFKESESVTMWVTDDDNLVPVHIKASLVVGSLNAELYDYKNLKHPIKFTK; encoded by the coding sequence ATGAAAAAATACTTTTCTTTATTACTTGCAATTTTATTTTCATTTTCATTTGCCAATGCACAAAATTTTAAAACTGGCGAATTTTTAAAATTTAGAATTCATTATACAGGCTTAAATGCTGGATTCGCTACTTTAGAAGTAAAGGATGCAAATTATAACGGAAGCAATCATTTCCACATTGTAGGAAAAGGAAGTTCGAGTGGAGCTGTAAGAGCTTTTTATAAAGTTGAAGATAATTACGAATCTTACATCAATAAATCAAACATGAAACCTTCAAAATTTATTCGTGATATATATGAAGGTGGATATACAAGAGATCAAATATATTATTTTGATCATGCTCGTAAACAAGTAAAAGTTGACGATCGTAAACATAAGAAAGTAACATACGAAACTATTCCTACAGATGCGCAAGATTTATTATCTGCATTTTATAATATGCGAAATGTAGATCATGCCAAATTAAAAACTGGTGATTATATCAACGAAAATATTTTCTTAGGCGATGAAACTTATAAATTCCGCTTAAAAGTTTTAGGCCGTGAAGTAAAGAAGACTAAATTCGGAAAAGTTAATACAATCAAAATTAGACCTTATGTACAATCAGGTCGTGTATTTAAAGAGTCAGAATCAGTTACTATGTGGGTTACAGACGATGACAACTTGGTTCCTGTACACATTAAAGCTTCTTTGGTTGTAGGTTCTTTAAATGCTGAATTATACGATTACAAGAATTTAAAACATCCAATAAAATTTACAAAATAA
- a CDS encoding Mrp/NBP35 family ATP-binding protein: protein MAYTRDQIYQVLEELGIRNWMRNAQVMGNDIHLDIVSPSPAMHERKRLEVALKNAFKENLPEANLKLNITVEAEPKAQEIKGSDLPGVKNIIAVASGKGGVGKSTVSSNLAISLSKMGFKVGLLDADIYGPSMPIMFDCEDGRPYSVEVNGKTKIKPVESYGIKILSIGFFADTDQAIVWRGPMAAKALNQMIRDAHWGDLDFLVIDLPPGTGDIHLSIVQQVPITGAVVVSTPQNIALADAKKGVGMFQMEAINVPVLGIVENMAYFTPEELPNNKYYIFGQNGAKNLADQIGVPFLGEIPIVQSIREAADVGRPAALQEDTVVSEVYMNIARNAVASLVERNNTLPPTEAVRITTMAGCSSNNNK from the coding sequence ATGGCTTATACAAGAGATCAGATCTATCAAGTCTTAGAAGAATTAGGAATTCGTAACTGGATGCGTAATGCACAAGTTATGGGAAATGACATCCATTTAGATATCGTTTCTCCGTCTCCTGCTATGCATGAAAGAAAGCGTTTAGAAGTCGCTTTAAAGAATGCCTTCAAAGAAAACTTGCCAGAAGCAAATTTAAAATTAAACATTACGGTAGAAGCTGAACCAAAAGCGCAAGAAATTAAAGGTTCAGATTTACCAGGTGTAAAAAATATTATCGCGGTAGCATCAGGAAAAGGTGGTGTAGGAAAATCTACAGTATCATCAAACTTAGCAATCAGTTTATCTAAAATGGGATTCAAGGTTGGTTTATTAGATGCAGATATCTACGGACCTTCTATGCCAATTATGTTTGATTGTGAAGATGGTCGACCATATTCTGTTGAAGTAAACGGAAAAACAAAAATCAAACCTGTAGAATCTTACGGTATTAAAATATTATCTATCGGTTTCTTCGCAGATACTGACCAAGCTATTGTATGGCGTGGACCAATGGCTGCAAAAGCATTAAACCAAATGATTCGTGATGCACATTGGGGAGATTTAGATTTCTTAGTAATCGACTTACCTCCAGGAACTGGTGACATCCATTTATCTATCGTTCAACAAGTTCCAATTACGGGTGCAGTTGTAGTTTCTACTCCGCAAAACATTGCTTTAGCAGATGCGAAGAAAGGGGTTGGAATGTTCCAAATGGAAGCGATTAACGTTCCTGTATTAGGAATTGTAGAAAATATGGCTTATTTTACACCTGAAGAATTACCAAATAATAAATATTACATCTTTGGTCAAAACGGTGCTAAAAACTTAGCTGATCAAATTGGAGTTCCTTTCTTAGGTGAAATTCCAATTGTTCAATCTATTCGTGAAGCTGCTGACGTTGGACGTCCTGCTGCATTACAAGAAGATACTGTTGTGTCTGAAGTTTACATGAATATTGCTAGAAATGCTGTTGCTAGTTTAGTAGAACGTAACAATACATTACCTCCAACAGAGGCTGTGCGTATTACAACTATGGCAGGATGTTCGTCTAACAACAATAAATAA
- a CDS encoding NifU family protein has product MTAEEKYIEVEKALTEIRPFLNQDGGDIELVSVEDNIVKVRLSGACVACSVNQMTLKSGVEMTIKKYVPEIVQVINVSSLETSTDADNIESLDPSDIVER; this is encoded by the coding sequence ATGACTGCAGAAGAAAAATATATAGAAGTTGAAAAAGCGTTAACAGAAATTCGCCCATTTTTAAATCAAGATGGTGGGGATATCGAGTTAGTATCAGTAGAAGATAATATCGTTAAGGTACGTCTTTCTGGTGCTTGTGTCGCTTGTTCAGTAAACCAGATGACTTTAAAATCTGGTGTTGAAATGACTATTAAAAAGTATGTCCCAGAAATTGTTCAAGTTATTAATGTTTCGTCTTTAGAAACTTCAACTGATGCAGACAACATTGAAAGTTTAGACCCTAGTGATATAGTTGAAAGATAA